A part of Marinomonas rhizomae genomic DNA contains:
- a CDS encoding amidohydrolase, whose product MQFKKSVLLAVLATTTLSVPSWGAETVDLLIKDATVLTMDKSKTLYQNGVIAIKGNKILAVGEASLADQFDAEKVLDVDGDIVMPGLINTHTHVSMSVLRSLADDVPDRLHRYIFPLENKLITRDMVRIGANLGNVEMLRGGVTTYADMYYFEDEVAKTVDKIGMRAVLGETVIKFPVADAKNAEEGINYALKFIEEYKDHPRITPAFAPHAPYTNTTEVLQRVSDLSKEKSVPVLIHLAESHTEQEKIAARADGKSPVQYMHDIGALNEHLVGAHMILVDDHDIELVKKSGMGVAHNMSANIKSAKGVSPALKMYDEGVRIGLGTDGPMSGNNLSTIAEFGQVAKVHKLVNQDRAAMPPIKVIDMATMGSAKALHMEDRVGSLEVGKLADIIVVDTKAPHMVPMYNPYSALVYSAYPSDVRHSIVDGKILMEDKKILTVDEAAILKEAQDYTQTVRDTVIANGEEVL is encoded by the coding sequence ATGCAGTTTAAAAAAAGTGTCTTATTGGCAGTATTAGCAACAACGACGTTATCAGTGCCATCTTGGGGTGCAGAGACTGTCGACTTGCTAATCAAAGACGCTACCGTTTTGACCATGGATAAAAGCAAAACACTTTATCAAAATGGTGTGATCGCAATTAAAGGCAACAAAATACTAGCAGTGGGTGAAGCGTCATTAGCGGACCAATTTGACGCAGAAAAAGTGTTGGATGTGGATGGGGATATCGTTATGCCAGGTTTAATCAACACCCACACACATGTATCTATGAGCGTTTTACGTTCTTTGGCAGATGATGTGCCAGATCGTTTACATCGTTATATTTTCCCTCTTGAAAACAAGCTTATCACCCGCGATATGGTGCGTATCGGTGCTAATCTTGGTAACGTTGAGATGCTACGTGGTGGTGTGACGACTTACGCTGATATGTATTACTTTGAAGATGAAGTGGCGAAAACGGTCGATAAAATTGGCATGCGAGCAGTGCTTGGTGAAACTGTCATTAAGTTTCCTGTAGCCGATGCGAAAAATGCCGAAGAAGGTATTAACTATGCGTTAAAATTCATTGAAGAATACAAAGATCACCCACGTATTACGCCAGCGTTTGCACCTCATGCGCCTTATACCAACACGACAGAAGTATTGCAGCGAGTGTCGGATTTATCCAAAGAGAAAAGTGTTCCTGTTTTGATTCATTTGGCTGAATCTCACACAGAGCAGGAAAAAATTGCAGCGCGTGCAGATGGTAAAAGCCCAGTGCAGTACATGCATGATATTGGTGCTTTGAATGAGCATTTAGTTGGCGCTCATATGATCCTAGTAGACGACCATGATATTGAGCTTGTTAAAAAAAGTGGTATGGGCGTGGCGCATAACATGAGCGCGAATATTAAATCGGCGAAAGGTGTTTCTCCAGCCTTGAAAATGTATGACGAAGGTGTACGCATTGGTTTAGGTACAGATGGCCCAATGTCCGGTAATAACCTAAGTACGATTGCGGAGTTTGGTCAGGTCGCTAAAGTTCATAAGTTAGTAAACCAAGATCGTGCTGCTATGCCGCCGATTAAAGTCATTGATATGGCAACAATGGGCTCTGCAAAAGCATTGCATATGGAAGATCGCGTTGGTTCATTGGAAGTTGGAAAACTAGCGGACATTATTGTTGTCGACACCAAAGCGCCACATATGGTGCCAATGTATAACCCATATTCTGCCTTGGTTTACTCGGCCTATCCTAGCGATGTTCGACACAGCATAGTCGATGGAAAAATCCTCATGGAAGACAAAAAAATTCTCACCGTAGATGAAGCGGCTATCTTGAAAGAGGCTCAAGACTATACTCAAACCGTACGAGATACAGTGATAGCGAATGGTGAAGAAGTTCTATAA
- a CDS encoding ribonuclease J, whose product MNMNLYGHDGQWLMVDCGVSFNEPLTPDDLRTSEIVCADPRFISEQKERLAGIVITHAHEDHVGALPFLWRRFKCPVYTTAFTAEVLRRKLVQVGLTDQVPIIEVKENETKKIGVFNVKWLALTHSVPEPYAMTIDTPAGKIFHTGDWKIDKTPILGDGFSPSGFKALAKENILAMVCDSTNALKGGFSPSESDCYHGLLKTIEAEKNRVVVGCFSSNVARLVALGQVAKETGRYLALIGRSLINMVSAARVTGHWPDDLPIIDAAHLGYLPREEVLAVVTGSQGEPRATLNRLAADNCFDLSLEADDLVIFSSMRIPGNELAIDRLAEQFKGRKIRTLQAHETDLTIHVSGHPCREELKQLYTWVQPQLAIPVHGEPQHLDAHAEVAKLSHVPDQLIGRNGDLYQLAPNVSIRRQQVKVGRIALLR is encoded by the coding sequence ATGAACATGAACCTTTATGGTCACGATGGCCAATGGTTGATGGTCGATTGCGGTGTTTCCTTCAATGAGCCATTAACGCCTGATGATTTGCGTACGTCCGAAATAGTATGTGCCGATCCACGGTTTATCAGCGAGCAAAAAGAGCGTTTAGCAGGCATCGTTATTACACATGCCCATGAAGACCATGTGGGCGCTTTGCCTTTTTTGTGGCGGCGTTTCAAATGCCCTGTTTACACCACGGCATTTACCGCCGAAGTGCTGCGCCGTAAGTTGGTTCAAGTGGGCTTAACTGATCAAGTACCGATTATCGAAGTGAAAGAAAATGAAACCAAAAAAATTGGCGTGTTTAATGTCAAATGGTTGGCATTAACACATTCTGTGCCTGAACCTTATGCCATGACCATCGACACACCTGCAGGAAAAATCTTTCATACAGGTGATTGGAAAATTGATAAGACTCCGATTCTTGGTGACGGTTTTTCTCCCTCCGGCTTTAAAGCCCTAGCCAAAGAAAATATTCTTGCCATGGTATGTGATTCCACGAATGCGCTGAAGGGTGGTTTTTCGCCGTCAGAAAGCGATTGCTATCATGGCTTATTAAAAACCATCGAGGCAGAAAAGAACCGTGTCGTGGTGGGGTGTTTCAGCAGTAATGTCGCGCGCTTAGTCGCATTAGGGCAAGTGGCAAAAGAGACGGGTCGATACCTTGCCTTGATTGGAAGGTCGCTGATAAATATGGTCAGTGCTGCTCGAGTAACTGGACATTGGCCAGATGATTTACCGATTATCGATGCCGCGCATCTTGGTTATTTGCCAAGAGAAGAAGTACTGGCGGTAGTGACTGGAAGCCAAGGGGAGCCAAGAGCGACCTTGAATCGACTCGCTGCCGATAATTGTTTTGATCTAAGTCTTGAAGCCGACGATCTAGTGATTTTCAGTTCCATGCGTATTCCGGGCAATGAGCTAGCCATAGACAGATTAGCCGAACAATTTAAAGGTCGGAAAATCCGCACTTTGCAAGCTCATGAAACTGACTTAACCATTCATGTGAGTGGTCATCCTTGCCGTGAAGAGCTCAAACAGCTTTATACTTGGGTACAACCACAATTGGCTATTCCGGTTCATGGCGAGCCGCAACATTTGGATGCTCACGCTGAAGTGGCGAAACTCAGTCATGTGCCAGATCAATTAATTGGTCGAAATGGCGACTTATACCAGCTAGCGCCGAACGTGAGCATTCGACGTCAGCAAGTAAAAGTGGGGCGGATTGCGCTGCTTAGGTAA
- the epmB gene encoding EF-P beta-lysylation protein EpmB — protein MNTILQIFDVIPIQTKNNLSWSQHLSKALTSLPELIEHLGLPKSLAQQGKEAHDSFKLLVPRPYLSRIEYGNPNDPLLLQVLPSISEMQKVAGYTKDPLEEADHNPQKAIVHKYKRRLLVITTGTCAVNCRYCFRRHFPYGDNQLAQAEWQSVIDYLHDHPEVNEVILSGGDPLMMKDSLLADKVRKLDALPQIKRLRIHSRLPVVIPDRVCDDMLAWIKSSRLDIVMVWHINHANEMDEELAQAAYKLKRAGVTLLNQGVLLKGVNDSVEAQVNLSEAVFDAGILPYYMFTLDPVEGAAHFDIAIEDAQRLMGQVAAELPGYLVPRLAKEIPGKPAKSVFAPTF, from the coding sequence ATGAACACAATTTTGCAGATATTTGACGTGATCCCTATTCAAACTAAGAACAATTTAAGCTGGTCGCAGCACCTGTCAAAGGCCCTAACCTCATTGCCGGAATTGATTGAGCATTTAGGCCTACCGAAAAGCCTAGCTCAACAAGGCAAAGAAGCACATGACAGCTTCAAATTATTGGTACCTCGGCCTTATTTGTCTCGCATTGAATATGGCAATCCAAACGATCCGCTGCTGTTGCAAGTCTTACCCAGCATCTCAGAAATGCAGAAAGTCGCAGGTTACACAAAAGACCCACTAGAAGAAGCCGACCACAATCCACAAAAAGCCATCGTGCATAAATACAAACGACGATTGCTCGTCATTACCACTGGTACCTGCGCGGTAAATTGTCGTTACTGCTTCCGTCGTCATTTTCCTTATGGTGACAATCAACTGGCACAAGCTGAATGGCAGTCAGTGATTGATTATTTGCACGATCATCCAGAAGTTAACGAAGTAATCTTGAGTGGCGGCGACCCTTTGATGATGAAAGATAGCTTGCTCGCTGATAAAGTCCGTAAACTTGATGCCTTGCCGCAAATAAAACGTCTACGCATTCACTCACGATTGCCTGTGGTGATTCCAGATCGCGTTTGCGACGACATGCTGGCGTGGATCAAGTCGAGTCGTCTCGACATCGTGATGGTGTGGCATATTAATCATGCCAATGAAATGGACGAAGAGCTTGCGCAGGCGGCTTATAAGCTAAAAAGAGCCGGAGTCACCCTGCTAAACCAAGGTGTTTTACTAAAAGGCGTCAACGACTCTGTAGAAGCCCAAGTCAACTTGAGCGAGGCGGTGTTTGATGCCGGCATTTTGCCATACTACATGTTCACCTTAGATCCAGTAGAAGGCGCGGCGCATTTTGATATTGCTATCGAAGACGCACAGCGCTTGATGGGACAAGTCGCCGCAGAGCTTCCCGGCTACTTAGTGCCTAGACTCGCCAAGGAAATCCCCGGCAAGCCAGCGAAAAGTGTCTTCGCTCCAACTTTTTAG
- the efp gene encoding elongation factor P: MANISTSDMRNGAKVMVDGDPCAIIDNEHVKPGKGQAFNRLKLRNLRSGRVWERTFKSGDTLESADVMDTDMEYLYTDGEFWHFMAVDGSFEQHAADETAVGDTVKWLKEQEKYVVTLYNGAPLAVAAPNFIELEVKDTDPGVKGDTANGGSKPAYLVTGAMVRVPLFINIGEVLRVDTRTGEYVSRATGK; encoded by the coding sequence ATGGCTAATATTTCTACCAGCGATATGCGCAACGGCGCGAAAGTAATGGTTGACGGTGATCCATGTGCGATTATCGATAACGAACACGTTAAACCAGGTAAAGGCCAAGCCTTTAACCGCTTGAAGTTGCGTAACTTACGCTCTGGTCGAGTTTGGGAACGTACTTTTAAATCAGGTGATACGCTTGAATCTGCTGATGTGATGGACACCGATATGGAGTATTTGTACACCGACGGTGAGTTCTGGCACTTCATGGCAGTAGACGGTTCTTTTGAACAACATGCTGCTGATGAAACCGCAGTTGGCGACACAGTAAAATGGTTAAAAGAGCAAGAGAAATACGTTGTTACTCTTTATAACGGTGCTCCATTGGCTGTTGCTGCACCTAACTTCATTGAACTTGAAGTGAAAGACACTGATCCAGGTGTAAAAGGCGATACGGCTAACGGCGGTTCTAAACCTGCGTACTTGGTAACAGGTGCTATGGTTCGTGTTCCTCTGTTCATCAACATTGGCGAAGTTCTACGTGTTGATACTCGTACTGGCGAATACGTTTCTCGCGCAACAGGTAAATAA
- a CDS encoding winged helix-turn-helix transcriptional regulator → MDNSDQTNPESITPLHNKQNTKAFEACPIRDVLDRIGGKWSMLLLLTLASEAHRFSALRRAVPDISQRMLTQTLRDLQHDGFISRHVYPTVPPSVEYKLTALGHSLLEPLQQLTKWADANHDAIRAARVEFKQNAV, encoded by the coding sequence ATGGACAATTCAGATCAAACAAACCCTGAGTCAATAACGCCACTGCATAATAAACAGAACACAAAAGCATTTGAAGCTTGTCCAATTCGCGACGTGTTAGATAGGATTGGAGGCAAATGGAGTATGTTGCTACTTCTGACGCTAGCAAGCGAAGCCCACCGATTTAGCGCATTACGTCGCGCAGTTCCCGATATTTCACAACGCATGCTGACCCAAACATTACGAGATTTACAGCATGATGGTTTTATCAGTCGCCATGTTTACCCAACGGTGCCACCAAGTGTGGAATACAAATTAACTGCTCTTGGTCACTCGCTGCTTGAGCCATTACAACAATTAACCAAGTGGGCTGACGCCAATCATGATGCCATTCGTGCCGCACGAGTAGAATTTAAACAGAATGCCGTTTGA
- a CDS encoding nuclear transport factor 2 family protein, with the protein MKRVFLAAFLAAVTNIPVYAEQSAAISPATPVVARADADALFVSDDPKLHANKQVVYNILKVLLEANQWDRASEFIAKDYIQHNPNAANGRDAVVYFFTEILKTKPKPVADKLNWPVAEVMAEGDLVTVITPRKVKTEKGTYTTAWFDTWRIKDGKAMEHWDSSLMNENPDLSP; encoded by the coding sequence ATGAAAAGAGTCTTTTTGGCGGCTTTCCTGGCTGCTGTGACAAATATTCCAGTGTACGCTGAACAATCTGCCGCCATTTCCCCTGCTACTCCTGTCGTGGCTAGAGCCGATGCGGATGCTTTGTTTGTCAGTGATGACCCAAAACTGCATGCGAATAAACAGGTAGTTTATAATATTCTGAAAGTGTTATTAGAAGCGAATCAGTGGGATAGGGCGTCAGAATTTATTGCCAAAGATTATATTCAACATAACCCAAATGCGGCGAATGGGCGTGATGCCGTTGTGTATTTTTTCACTGAAATACTCAAAACTAAGCCTAAGCCCGTTGCAGATAAGTTGAATTGGCCAGTAGCAGAAGTGATGGCTGAAGGTGATCTAGTTACCGTGATCACACCTCGTAAGGTAAAAACTGAAAAGGGTACTTACACCACCGCTTGGTTTGATACTTGGCGTATAAAAGATGGCAAAGCGATGGAGCATTGGGATTCTTCATTGATGAATGAAAACCCAGACTTGAGTCCATAA
- a CDS encoding DoxX family protein, with protein MASFIQNITNTTSGIASTILRIPVGLILMAHGAQKLFAMFGGYGLEGTGQFMASLGLEPGYLMALLAGSAEFFGGAALVIGLLVRPASAVIAFTMLMAIIAVHISNGLFMANNGYEYALTLLVVAVSLVFSGAGSYSVDKALSAK; from the coding sequence ATGGCATCTTTCATTCAAAACATCACAAACACGACATCTGGTATTGCTAGCACAATTTTGCGTATTCCAGTCGGTCTCATTCTAATGGCTCATGGCGCACAAAAGCTGTTCGCTATGTTTGGCGGTTACGGTCTTGAAGGGACAGGTCAGTTCATGGCGTCTCTTGGTCTTGAGCCTGGTTATTTGATGGCGCTTTTGGCTGGCAGTGCAGAATTCTTTGGTGGTGCTGCGCTAGTAATCGGTTTATTAGTTCGCCCAGCCTCTGCGGTGATTGCCTTCACTATGCTAATGGCAATCATAGCTGTGCATATTTCAAACGGTTTATTCATGGCAAACAACGGCTACGAATACGCTCTAACGCTTTTGGTTGTTGCTGTTTCTTTGGTATTCAGCGGCGCAGGCTCTTACTCTGTTGATAAAGCGCTTTCAGCTAAATAG
- a CDS encoding SDR family oxidoreductase, giving the protein MSKALIGKVAVVTGGASGIGLASVEGMIAEGARVVIVDRDEKALQALQDKHGDSVMTLAVDLLDPVACSAMVPRILEKAEVIDIFHANAGLYVGGDLVDADNDAIDRMLNLNINVVIKNVRDVLPHMIERGVGDILITSSLAGHFPTPWEPVYASSKWAMNCFVQTVRRQVSKHGIRVGSVSPGPVITSLLSDWPADKLAEAKEKGSLMEASDVADALIFMLTRPRHVTIRDVVMLPSQFDL; this is encoded by the coding sequence ATGTCTAAAGCATTAATCGGAAAAGTCGCCGTTGTCACCGGTGGCGCATCAGGAATTGGGTTGGCAAGTGTTGAAGGCATGATAGCCGAAGGGGCTAGAGTCGTCATCGTTGACCGCGACGAAAAGGCACTTCAAGCGTTGCAGGACAAGCATGGCGATTCAGTCATGACCCTTGCGGTAGATTTGCTGGACCCTGTGGCTTGTTCCGCCATGGTTCCACGGATTTTAGAAAAAGCCGAAGTGATCGATATTTTTCACGCGAATGCAGGCTTGTATGTGGGCGGTGATCTAGTGGATGCCGATAACGACGCCATAGATCGAATGTTGAATCTGAATATCAACGTGGTCATTAAAAACGTACGTGATGTTTTGCCGCATATGATTGAACGAGGCGTGGGTGATATTTTAATCACCAGTTCGTTAGCGGGACACTTCCCGACGCCTTGGGAGCCGGTTTACGCTTCGTCAAAGTGGGCGATGAATTGTTTTGTTCAAACCGTTCGTAGACAAGTCAGCAAGCATGGCATTCGTGTTGGTTCTGTATCGCCAGGTCCAGTGATTACCTCTTTATTATCTGATTGGCCCGCTGACAAACTGGCAGAAGCCAAGGAGAAAGGCAGCTTGATGGAAGCCAGCGATGTGGCTGACGCTCTCATCTTCATGCTAACGCGCCCTCGTCACGTGACGATTCGAGATGTGGTGATGTTGCCGTCGCAGTTTGACCTATAG
- a CDS encoding NADP-dependent oxidoreductase yields the protein MSYRSVKLVKRPTLEITEDAFNIVSQDIPTPAGGEVLVKLSHLSLDPAMRGWMSPDENSYIPPVKLGDTMRASGIGEVVESNNEKFPVGTRVMGLMGLTEYAISDGNGLNVIPKELPAEAILSVIALPGITAYHGVFEVLKPEAGQTLIVTAAAGSVGSLVGQMAKNLGLTVIGVAGSDEKCQWLTKELGFDHAINYKDADFVEQLTNATPNGIDLFFENTGGVAQGPIFERMNPHGRISVCGLIADYQKAEPAPGPSWVGIIKRRLTIQGFTMPDHFHRIQEYGQALGAMLGKGELKYRAHVIEGIESATSGINLLFEGKNTGKLIVKL from the coding sequence ATGTCTTATCGCTCTGTAAAATTGGTTAAACGCCCCACTCTAGAAATCACCGAAGATGCCTTCAATATTGTGAGCCAAGATATTCCCACGCCAGCAGGAGGTGAGGTACTGGTAAAACTCTCTCACTTGTCTTTAGACCCTGCCATGCGAGGTTGGATGAGCCCTGACGAAAACAGCTACATTCCGCCAGTAAAACTAGGCGACACTATGCGCGCCAGTGGCATTGGTGAAGTGGTTGAATCCAACAATGAGAAATTCCCTGTCGGCACTCGCGTTATGGGGCTTATGGGTCTAACTGAGTATGCGATCAGTGATGGTAATGGCTTGAATGTGATCCCAAAAGAATTACCCGCTGAAGCGATTCTTTCTGTGATTGCCTTGCCTGGCATTACCGCTTATCACGGTGTGTTTGAAGTACTTAAACCCGAAGCAGGTCAAACACTTATCGTCACTGCCGCAGCGGGTTCTGTCGGCTCACTTGTTGGTCAAATGGCTAAAAATCTTGGTTTAACCGTGATTGGTGTCGCAGGTTCGGATGAAAAATGCCAATGGCTTACCAAAGAGTTGGGCTTCGATCACGCGATTAATTACAAAGACGCAGACTTTGTTGAGCAATTGACAAATGCCACACCGAACGGCATCGATCTTTTCTTTGAAAATACGGGCGGCGTGGCACAAGGCCCGATCTTTGAACGCATGAATCCTCATGGTCGTATCTCTGTTTGTGGTCTCATCGCTGACTACCAAAAAGCCGAGCCAGCACCGGGGCCAAGCTGGGTTGGTATCATCAAACGTCGCTTAACCATCCAAGGCTTCACCATGCCAGATCATTTCCATCGTATTCAAGAGTACGGTCAGGCGCTAGGCGCCATGCTAGGAAAAGGCGAGTTGAAATATCGTGCCCACGTCATTGAAGGTATCGAAAGTGCAACCAGCGGTATTAACTTATTGTTTGAAGGTAAAAATACTGGCAAGTTGATCGTTAAGCTATAA
- a CDS encoding aminotransferase-like domain-containing protein, whose protein sequence is MALYETLAQHYIDDIQAQRLPAESRLPALRTMAKQHQVSMTTATKTYDYLQQTGWIYAQPQSGYFVANQLESTAFPSLDIKSIEQRDPKRFAPLNGYNPASALFSPLGTSMIAPELQPSNALQRSIKRVTQRAEKHLFQYPETQGDQGLRKALAEHLRHYNLAFSAADFVISNGCIDAVRLAIESVTKEGDTIAISSPCFSGLLDLLSALSRKVIEIPISDQGLDLGHLETLLQQGLIKASLFSTSNMNPTGMTLPIEQKQALAKLAAQYQIPMIEDDVYFELGHQKQQALPAKYWDKEGYVIWCGSFSKTLAAGLRLGWCVPGRYLTSYLNQHALTSFGVNGLIQSCMAEFINTGEYRSHVNKIRTVLNQHIHRYQQFLIEHLPATAKISAPQGGIVLWVQIPSLNAVQLEKEANKQGIDIRSGACFSTHDFYHDCFRINCGWPLENTGDKYSTYQQLISLCKIINDLMKAEA, encoded by the coding sequence ATGGCGCTTTACGAGACACTTGCTCAGCATTATATCGACGACATTCAAGCGCAAAGACTGCCTGCGGAAAGCCGTTTGCCAGCGTTACGGACCATGGCGAAGCAACATCAAGTCAGCATGACCACGGCAACCAAAACCTACGATTACCTGCAGCAAACAGGTTGGATTTATGCCCAACCGCAATCCGGTTATTTTGTAGCTAATCAACTCGAAAGTACGGCCTTCCCAAGCCTAGACATCAAAAGTATTGAACAACGAGATCCAAAACGCTTCGCGCCATTAAATGGCTATAACCCTGCCTCGGCGCTTTTTAGTCCGCTTGGCACCTCAATGATTGCGCCAGAATTACAACCAAGTAATGCCCTACAACGCAGCATTAAGCGCGTCACTCAACGAGCAGAAAAACACCTATTTCAATACCCTGAAACACAAGGTGATCAAGGCCTTAGAAAAGCACTTGCGGAACATCTACGCCACTATAACCTAGCCTTTTCAGCAGCCGACTTTGTTATCAGCAATGGCTGTATCGATGCAGTAAGACTAGCGATAGAAAGCGTGACCAAAGAAGGCGACACCATTGCGATTAGCTCCCCTTGCTTCAGTGGTTTGCTCGATCTACTCAGCGCCCTATCTCGTAAAGTGATTGAAATTCCTATCAGCGATCAAGGCTTGGATTTAGGCCATCTGGAGACCTTATTGCAACAAGGCCTAATTAAAGCGTCACTGTTTAGCACATCAAATATGAACCCAACAGGAATGACATTGCCAATTGAGCAAAAACAAGCTCTCGCCAAACTCGCAGCTCAATACCAAATTCCCATGATAGAAGACGACGTCTATTTCGAATTAGGTCACCAGAAACAACAAGCACTGCCAGCCAAATATTGGGACAAAGAGGGTTACGTGATTTGGTGTGGCTCTTTTTCAAAAACATTAGCTGCAGGACTGCGACTTGGCTGGTGTGTTCCTGGTAGATATTTAACGTCTTATCTGAACCAACATGCCTTAACCAGCTTTGGGGTAAACGGACTTATACAGTCTTGCATGGCAGAGTTTATTAACACGGGGGAATATCGCTCTCATGTGAATAAAATACGTACGGTATTGAATCAACACATCCATCGTTATCAACAATTTTTGATCGAACACTTACCCGCCACAGCGAAAATCAGTGCGCCACAAGGTGGGATTGTGCTTTGGGTGCAAATCCCCAGTTTAAATGCGGTACAGCTTGAAAAAGAAGCCAATAAACAAGGCATCGACATCCGCAGCGGCGCTTGTTTCAGCACCCACGACTTCTATCACGATTGCTTCCGCATTAACTGCGGTTGGCCGCTAGAAAATACTGGGGATAAATACAGTACTTATCAACAATTGATCAGCTTGTGCAAGATAATCAATGATTTGATGAAGGCAGAGGCGTAA
- a CDS encoding EamA family transporter, translating to MKLRDFGLLFALMALWGLNFSVIKLGVNSVHPLVLTALRFSFAVFPLIFFVKKPDVPWRYLIAYGLSFGVGVWGLTTLSIGAGVSAGMASLLLDMSIVSSLLVGWLCLNETITRNKLLGAGLALIGLALIMQAEGGSVTGKGLVLVLMASVFWSINGLIVKRANTKAIFAFNIWGMLFAPLPLLLLAVMFEGTKVVTALPSQFTQWTLFSVLFQAYPTTLLGYWFWNKMIMKYSVSSVAPMTLLVPVFGILGGYWFYNEPIEMNQIIAAILILLGLFFGQMAVPKLSFFKRVREV from the coding sequence ATGAAACTACGAGACTTTGGGTTGTTGTTTGCCTTGATGGCGTTATGGGGATTGAACTTCAGTGTGATCAAGCTGGGTGTGAACAGTGTTCATCCTTTAGTGCTTACCGCGTTGCGTTTTAGCTTTGCGGTGTTTCCTTTGATCTTTTTTGTTAAGAAACCGGACGTGCCATGGCGTTATTTGATCGCTTACGGTTTGTCTTTTGGTGTCGGCGTGTGGGGGTTAACAACGTTATCGATTGGCGCGGGTGTCTCGGCGGGCATGGCGTCTTTGTTATTGGATATGAGTATTGTCAGTAGCTTGCTGGTGGGTTGGTTATGTTTAAACGAAACCATTACTCGTAACAAATTACTCGGCGCTGGATTGGCGCTAATTGGCTTAGCTTTGATTATGCAGGCTGAAGGCGGTTCGGTGACTGGCAAAGGCTTGGTACTGGTATTAATGGCCTCTGTATTTTGGAGTATTAATGGCTTGATTGTAAAACGCGCGAATACCAAAGCGATTTTTGCTTTTAATATCTGGGGAATGCTGTTTGCACCTTTGCCTTTGTTGTTACTAGCGGTTATGTTTGAAGGGACAAAAGTTGTTACAGCGTTGCCTAGTCAATTTACTCAATGGACGTTATTTTCGGTTCTTTTTCAAGCTTATCCGACGACATTATTGGGTTACTGGTTTTGGAATAAGATGATCATGAAATACTCAGTTTCGAGTGTTGCTCCAATGACCTTGTTGGTGCCTGTGTTTGGTATTTTAGGCGGTTATTGGTTCTACAATGAACCAATTGAAATGAATCAGATAATCGCAGCAATCTTGATTTTGCTGGGGTTATTTTTCGGGCAAATGGCAGTGCCAAAATTGAGTTTCTTTAAGAGAGTGAGAGAGGTTTAG
- a CDS encoding LysE family translocator — MQEIHYVLILIGAFVVMASPGPATLAIASTSMNQGRVQGLALASGISTGSLFWSCSAAFGLGAVLYANVWLFESLRYVGAAYLLFLAYKSCRSAMANKSDASKMLATSETQQTSLRSAYLRGLAIHLTNPKAILFIGSLFAMGMPSSVSTQGLLSVIALLTIQSACINLGYAVLFSNTRIRQGYFKMKRGFDAAFALMFGAAGVKILLSKLAP, encoded by the coding sequence ATGCAAGAAATCCACTATGTCTTGATATTAATTGGTGCTTTTGTTGTTATGGCAAGCCCTGGGCCTGCGACCTTAGCTATTGCATCGACGTCAATGAATCAGGGGCGCGTGCAAGGTTTGGCGTTGGCATCTGGAATATCAACAGGTTCACTATTTTGGTCTTGTTCGGCGGCCTTTGGTTTAGGCGCTGTGCTGTATGCGAATGTCTGGCTATTCGAAAGCTTACGTTATGTTGGTGCGGCATATTTATTATTTTTGGCTTACAAATCTTGTCGTTCAGCGATGGCTAACAAATCGGATGCGAGCAAAATGTTGGCTACGTCAGAGACTCAACAAACATCTTTACGCTCAGCTTATCTTCGTGGTTTGGCTATCCATTTAACCAATCCTAAAGCGATTTTGTTTATAGGATCGTTATTTGCCATGGGGATGCCGAGTTCGGTTTCTACACAAGGTTTGTTGTCTGTGATTGCCTTATTAACGATTCAAAGCGCCTGCATAAATTTGGGCTACGCTGTGTTGTTTTCCAACACACGGATTCGCCAAGGCTATTTCAAAATGAAACGCGGCTTTGATGCTGCCTTCGCGCTGATGTTTGGCGCAGCAGGTGTTAAAATACTGTTGAGTAAATTGGCTCCCTAG